One window of the Microcoleus sp. AS-A8 genome contains the following:
- the egtC gene encoding ergothioneine biosynthesis protein EgtC, producing the protein MCRLLGYLGPAIQLDHLLYKPEHSLIVQSYQPREMTSGVVNADGLGIGWYHPQRNVDPFTYKNTLPIWNETNLPELSRYVESGCVLAYVRSATAGQALDMSNCQPFRDGRLLLIHNGLISNFRESLYRPIREKLGDRMYQSINGTTDSEHIFALLINELEVSPNSTIAEALHTTLITLTELAKAYQVSFSANLIISDGHQLVASRYAYGTTAPSLYWLRDDPTFPDSVMIASEPIFVGNWHECPHGSILSVGKNLEISSIDVSPTDASQ; encoded by the coding sequence ATGTGCCGATTACTTGGCTACCTTGGCCCTGCCATCCAACTTGACCACTTATTGTATAAACCCGAACATTCGTTAATTGTCCAGAGTTATCAGCCTCGTGAGATGACATCTGGCGTAGTCAATGCTGATGGCTTAGGAATCGGCTGGTATCATCCGCAACGGAATGTTGACCCCTTTACTTACAAAAACACCCTGCCGATTTGGAATGAGACTAATCTACCCGAATTGAGCCGCTATGTTGAGTCGGGGTGTGTGTTGGCCTATGTCCGCAGTGCGACAGCCGGCCAAGCGCTGGATATGAGCAACTGTCAGCCGTTTCGCGACGGTCGCCTGTTATTAATCCACAATGGATTGATCAGCAATTTCCGCGAATCTTTGTATCGACCGATACGTGAAAAACTTGGCGATCGCATGTACCAGTCGATTAATGGCACCACTGATTCCGAACACATCTTCGCTCTTTTAATCAATGAGCTGGAGGTATCCCCAAATAGCACAATTGCCGAGGCATTACACACTACCTTAATCACCCTAACCGAATTAGCAAAAGCCTATCAAGTCAGCTTTTCTGCCAACCTAATTATTAGTGATGGGCATCAACTCGTTGCTAGTCGCTATGCTTACGGTACTACGGCTCCCTCACTGTACTGGCTCAGAGATGACCCAACTTTTCCCGATTCAGTCATGATTGCCTCCGAACCTATATTCGTCGGCAACTGGCATGAATGTCCGCACGGTAGTATTCTCAGTGTGGGAAAAAACTTGGAAATCTCATCAATCGACGTTAGTCCGACAGACGCCAGTCAGTAG